In a single window of the Pseudogemmatithrix spongiicola genome:
- a CDS encoding TonB-dependent receptor has protein sequence MRLLLALLALPLATALAQPSGTITGTVVATGTEQPIAGAQLVVEGADRRAVADDQGRFVILGVAPGVWRLQVRAIGYRPVIIPDVVVGSGKPTTLAIRLLPAPIDVAAVEVRAAYFTPAVEGTTSTQTLTAEAIRRAPGVQEDVVRAVALLPGVGVTQPGRNDLVVRGGAPFENLFLVDGIEVPNINHFGTQGSTGGPLSLINVDAVEQASFSAGGFAAKYGDRTASVTSITLREGNRRQFGGEFNISATGGFAIAEGPLGERGSFYVSARRSYLDLLFKAAGFGFVPAYSDLQVKAVQDLGTRDKLSFLFIGADGTVTFFNDDEDQRYDNSRVAAPTQQQYFSGLTWRRLVPRGILDLTLGRTWTSFQTIQNDSLNPPNTIFRAFSTEGEQSLRADLTLQTSTRTELNVGAVARYASDLSYDLLLPGPLRTDATGAPQPLSVDTSFTADRQALYGSIAYQATPKLRATLGLRGDRYGFLEGTLRASPRLGLRYALNDRTALTASAGRYWQTPSFIWLVGDPSNAQLDPFRADQAVAGIEHLLRDDVKLQFEVYAKGYAQYPRRLFRPQAVLSPSGFDDVTSDIPFGLEPLAATAKGRSIGAELFVQKQLSEIPLFGLASVSVARTTFDGADGVARPGSFDTRAIGNAVLGWRPNAKWELSGKFRIASGLPTTPFITTGADAGRQDFSQWNEGERLPVFHALDVRVDRRWSLRSVQLVGYLDIQNVYSRENVSGLQWDQRERTVLRNTSIGLLPSIGFSIDF, from the coding sequence TCGGCGTCGCGCCGGGCGTGTGGCGCCTGCAGGTGCGCGCCATCGGCTATCGTCCGGTGATCATCCCGGACGTCGTCGTCGGCAGCGGCAAGCCGACCACATTGGCCATTCGGTTGCTGCCCGCGCCCATCGACGTCGCCGCCGTGGAGGTGCGCGCCGCGTACTTCACCCCGGCCGTCGAAGGCACGACCTCCACGCAGACGCTGACCGCCGAGGCGATCCGCCGCGCACCGGGTGTGCAGGAAGACGTCGTGCGCGCCGTGGCATTGCTGCCGGGCGTGGGCGTCACGCAACCGGGCCGCAACGATCTCGTCGTGCGCGGCGGCGCGCCGTTCGAGAACCTGTTCCTTGTGGACGGCATCGAAGTGCCGAACATCAATCACTTCGGCACGCAGGGCTCGACGGGCGGTCCGCTCTCGCTCATCAACGTCGATGCCGTCGAGCAGGCGTCGTTCTCCGCGGGCGGCTTCGCAGCCAAGTACGGTGACCGCACGGCGTCCGTCACGAGCATCACGCTGCGCGAGGGCAATCGGCGGCAGTTCGGCGGCGAGTTCAACATCTCCGCCACCGGTGGATTCGCGATCGCCGAAGGCCCACTGGGCGAGCGCGGATCCTTCTATGTCAGTGCGCGGCGCAGCTACCTCGACCTGCTCTTCAAGGCGGCGGGCTTCGGCTTCGTCCCGGCGTACAGCGACCTGCAGGTCAAGGCGGTGCAGGATCTCGGCACGCGCGACAAGCTGTCGTTCCTGTTCATCGGCGCGGACGGCACGGTCACGTTCTTCAACGACGACGAGGACCAGCGCTACGACAACTCACGCGTCGCGGCCCCGACGCAGCAGCAGTACTTCTCTGGGCTCACGTGGCGGCGCCTCGTGCCGCGCGGGATCCTCGACCTCACGCTCGGCCGCACATGGACGTCGTTCCAGACGATCCAGAATGATTCGTTGAACCCGCCGAACACGATCTTCCGCGCCTTCAGCACGGAAGGCGAACAGTCGCTGCGCGCCGATCTCACGCTGCAGACGTCGACGCGGACGGAACTCAACGTGGGCGCCGTCGCGCGCTACGCCAGCGACCTCTCGTACGACCTGCTGCTGCCAGGCCCGCTGCGCACCGACGCGACGGGCGCGCCGCAGCCGCTCAGCGTCGACACTTCATTCACCGCGGATCGACAGGCGCTGTACGGGTCGATCGCCTACCAGGCCACGCCGAAGCTGCGCGCCACGCTCGGCCTGCGCGGCGATCGCTACGGCTTCCTCGAGGGCACGCTGCGCGCCAGCCCGCGCCTCGGCCTGCGTTACGCGCTCAACGATCGCACCGCGCTTACGGCGAGCGCCGGACGCTACTGGCAGACGCCGAGCTTCATCTGGCTCGTGGGCGATCCGTCGAACGCGCAGCTCGATCCGTTCCGCGCGGACCAAGCGGTGGCGGGCATCGAGCACTTGCTGCGCGACGACGTGAAGCTGCAGTTCGAGGTGTATGCCAAGGGCTATGCGCAGTATCCGCGGCGGCTGTTCCGTCCCCAGGCGGTGCTCTCACCGAGCGGCTTCGATGACGTGACGAGCGACATCCCATTCGGCCTCGAACCGTTGGCCGCGACGGCGAAGGGCCGTTCGATCGGTGCGGAGCTCTTCGTGCAGAAGCAGTTGAGCGAGATCCCGCTGTTCGGGCTCGCGAGCGTGAGCGTGGCCCGGACGACTTTCGACGGGGCCGACGGCGTCGCGCGGCCGGGCAGCTTCGATACGCGTGCGATCGGCAACGCCGTCCTCGGCTGGCGTCCCAACGCGAAGTGGGAGCTCTCGGGCAAGTTCCGTATCGCGAGCGGCTTGCCGACGACGCCGTTCATCACGACGGGTGCGGACGCGGGCCGCCAAGACTTCTCGCAGTGGAATGAAGGCGAGCGGCTGCCGGTGTTCCATGCACTCGATGTCCGCGTGGACCGGCGCTGGAGCCTGCGCAGCGTGCAGCTGGTGGGCTACCTCGACATCCAGAACGTGTACAGCCGCGAGAACGTCTCGGGCCTGCAGTGGGACCAGCGCGAGCGCACGGTGCTACGGAACACCTCGATCGGCCTGCTGCCGAGCATCGGGTTCAGCATCGACTTCTGA
- a CDS encoding S9 family peptidase → MSVLTQRLSLTGILVAIASPLVAQQGYQQPPANVAQILDAPARPQILTSPDKSLLVLLDRPGLPSIATISEPEYRLAGIRLNPRTSGPSRQNPSRGMRVMPMRGGEAQPIAMQLPAGGGISYPSWSPNGKLVAFVVSTDDALTLWVADPTARTARQLSARKLNAVLGAPCSWMTDAALVCTTIPANRGAEPTAPSVPSGPIVQEALSGRADRVATYQDLLKSPHDEALFEHYATSQLVRFSLDGQATNIGAAAMLSDVSPSPDGQWILVTSLARPFSYSVPLNYFPTTIAVWRPDGSVARTLASRPLIERVPWGGDAAQVGPRNPSWRADVPATLTWLEALDGGDPTREAAKRDRLLALDAPFAGEARTLLETEWRARGVTWARADLAIAREGQSRQRKARVWVFDPSGRTAPRMLWERSSEDRYGDPGNFLTTRNALGQNVLRFTPDGRSVFLVGAGASDEGDRPFIDRYELATGRSERLFRSTAPYYESVVDVLDPRGTELLTSRESQTEPANFWIRNLVRRIAPIQVTKFEDPAPAFANVRREVVRYTRRDGVQLQATVYLPPNYDKARDGAIPFLLWAYPLEFGSAEAASQVTGSPYRFTRPGGSSHLFALLQGYGVMDDPTMPIVAMDGKESNDTYVEQLTASAQAAVDKIVEMGVADRNRIAVGGHSYGAFMTANLLAHTSLFRAGIARSGAYNRTLTPFGFQGEERSYWQAPDLYERMSPFTYADKIKTPILLIHGMADNNTGTYPIQSERMFAALKGNGGTARYIQLPAESHGYAARESVGHTLFEMLNWLDQYVKPQRPRM, encoded by the coding sequence GTGTCCGTCCTCACGCAGCGTCTGTCCCTGACCGGCATTCTCGTCGCGATCGCTTCGCCGCTGGTCGCGCAGCAGGGCTACCAGCAGCCGCCGGCCAATGTCGCGCAGATTCTCGACGCGCCAGCTCGTCCGCAGATCCTCACGAGTCCCGACAAGTCGCTGCTCGTGCTGCTCGATCGGCCCGGCCTGCCGAGCATCGCGACGATCTCCGAACCGGAGTATCGGCTCGCCGGCATCCGGTTGAACCCGCGCACCAGCGGGCCCTCGCGGCAGAACCCGTCGCGCGGCATGCGCGTGATGCCGATGCGCGGCGGCGAGGCGCAGCCGATCGCGATGCAGCTGCCGGCGGGTGGCGGCATCAGCTATCCGAGCTGGTCGCCAAACGGCAAGCTCGTGGCGTTCGTGGTGAGCACGGATGATGCGCTCACGCTGTGGGTGGCCGACCCGACGGCCCGCACGGCGCGGCAGCTCAGCGCCCGCAAGCTCAATGCCGTGCTCGGCGCCCCGTGCAGTTGGATGACCGACGCGGCGTTAGTGTGCACGACGATTCCTGCGAACCGCGGCGCGGAGCCAACGGCCCCCTCGGTGCCGAGCGGACCGATCGTGCAGGAAGCGTTGTCGGGACGCGCGGACCGGGTGGCGACGTATCAGGACCTGCTCAAGAGCCCGCACGACGAGGCGCTGTTCGAGCACTACGCCACGAGCCAGCTCGTGCGCTTCTCGCTCGACGGCCAAGCGACGAACATCGGCGCGGCCGCAATGCTGAGCGACGTTAGCCCAAGCCCCGACGGCCAGTGGATCCTCGTGACGTCGCTGGCGCGGCCGTTCAGCTACTCGGTGCCGCTCAACTATTTCCCGACGACGATTGCGGTGTGGCGCCCGGATGGCAGCGTGGCCCGCACGCTGGCGTCGCGGCCGTTGATCGAGCGCGTGCCGTGGGGCGGAGATGCCGCGCAGGTGGGCCCGCGCAATCCGTCGTGGCGTGCGGACGTGCCGGCGACGCTCACGTGGCTGGAGGCGCTGGATGGCGGCGACCCGACGCGCGAAGCGGCGAAGCGGGATCGCCTGCTCGCCCTCGATGCGCCGTTCGCCGGCGAGGCGCGCACGTTGCTCGAGACGGAGTGGCGCGCGCGGGGCGTGACCTGGGCGCGTGCGGACCTGGCGATCGCGCGCGAAGGCCAGTCGCGGCAGCGCAAGGCACGCGTGTGGGTGTTCGATCCCAGCGGCCGGACCGCGCCGCGCATGCTGTGGGAGCGCTCGAGCGAGGACCGCTACGGCGACCCCGGCAACTTCCTGACGACGCGCAACGCGCTGGGCCAGAACGTGCTGCGCTTCACCCCGGACGGACGATCGGTGTTCCTCGTCGGCGCCGGTGCGTCGGATGAAGGCGATCGTCCGTTCATCGATCGCTACGAACTGGCGACGGGCCGCTCGGAGCGACTGTTCCGCTCGACGGCGCCGTACTATGAGAGTGTCGTGGACGTGCTCGACCCGCGCGGCACGGAGCTGTTGACGAGCCGCGAGTCGCAGACGGAGCCGGCCAACTTCTGGATCCGCAACCTCGTGCGGCGCATCGCGCCGATCCAGGTGACGAAGTTCGAGGATCCGGCGCCCGCGTTCGCTAACGTGCGCCGCGAAGTTGTGCGCTACACGCGCCGAGACGGTGTGCAGCTGCAGGCCACCGTGTACCTGCCGCCCAATTACGACAAGGCGCGCGACGGCGCGATTCCCTTCCTGCTCTGGGCGTATCCGCTGGAGTTCGGCAGCGCCGAGGCGGCTTCGCAGGTGACGGGTTCGCCGTATCGCTTCACGCGGCCGGGGGGTTCGTCGCACCTGTTTGCGCTGCTGCAGGGCTACGGCGTGATGGACGATCCGACCATGCCGATCGTCGCGATGGACGGCAAGGAATCGAACGACACGTATGTGGAGCAGTTGACGGCGAGCGCGCAGGCGGCGGTGGACAAGATCGTCGAGATGGGCGTCGCGGACCGCAATCGCATCGCGGTGGGCGGCCATTCGTACGGCGCGTTCATGACGGCGAACCTGCTCGCGCACACGTCGCTGTTCCGGGCGGGCATCGCGCGCAGCGGCGCGTACAACCGCACGCTCACGCCTTTCGGCTTCCAGGGCGAGGAGCGCAGCTACTGGCAGGCACCGGACCTCTACGAGCGCATGTCGCCGTTCACGTATGCCGACAAGATCAAGACGCCGATCCTCTTGATCCACGGCATGGCCGACAACAACACGGGCACGTATCCGATCCAGTCGGAGCGCATGTTCGCCGCGCTCAAGGGCAACGGCGGAACGGCGCGGTACATCCAGTTGCCGGCGGAGTCGCACGGGTATGCGGCGCGCGAGAGCGTGGGGCACACGTTGTTCGAAATGCTCAACTGGCTCGATCAGTACGTGAAGCCGCAGCGGCCGCGGATGTAA
- a CDS encoding N-acyl-D-amino-acid deacylase family protein produces the protein MRHAIPLLLAMLSIASPAAAQARPEWSLLIAGGTIVDGSGGARYTGDVAIAGDRVVLLSRTPLDRTRAARVIDARGLIVAPGFIDLHAHLEPLLDQPDAKSAVTQGVTLALGGPDGSGPFPLAAYLDSAQRAGLGMNVAYLVGHNTVRREEMGTENRAPTADELARMVTLIRRGMGDGAFGISTGLRYVPGYYSKTDEVVALSRAAADSGGIYTSHLREEGLGLLEGVAEAITIARDARIPVVLTHHKAVGALMWGKTSVTLAMVDSARAAGLDVMVDQYPYTASQTSLSVLLPPWALAGGRNGLRARTEQPALRDSILRGIVELLRTDRGGGDTRRVQFGSVSWDRSLEGKTLYDWQMRRGVGPSLEAAAALVLEGELNGGASMVYHIIDEGDVRRVMQHPQSMIASDGRLTRPGQGVPHPRAYGTFPRVLGHYVREQRVISLETAVHKMTGMPAKRLGLDGQRGCLAAGCFADIAIFDAATVGSPATFEQPHQYATGIPFVIVNGVPVVDAGVFTDARPGRALRRPRR, from the coding sequence ATGCGCCACGCCATCCCGCTGCTGCTCGCGATGCTCAGCATCGCATCTCCCGCGGCGGCGCAGGCGCGGCCGGAGTGGTCGTTGCTCATCGCCGGCGGAACGATCGTGGACGGCAGCGGCGGGGCGCGGTACACGGGCGACGTCGCCATCGCGGGGGACCGCGTGGTGCTGCTCTCGCGAACGCCGCTCGACCGCACGCGGGCCGCGCGGGTGATCGATGCCCGAGGCCTGATCGTCGCGCCGGGATTCATCGACCTCCATGCGCACCTCGAGCCCTTGCTCGACCAGCCCGACGCCAAGAGTGCGGTGACGCAGGGCGTCACGCTCGCGCTCGGTGGACCTGACGGTTCCGGCCCATTTCCGCTCGCTGCGTATCTCGACTCGGCGCAGCGCGCTGGGCTCGGCATGAACGTCGCGTACCTCGTCGGGCACAACACGGTTCGGCGTGAGGAGATGGGCACCGAGAACCGTGCGCCAACGGCCGACGAACTCGCGCGCATGGTGACGCTGATTCGCCGCGGCATGGGCGACGGCGCCTTCGGCATCAGCACCGGACTGCGCTACGTGCCGGGCTACTATTCCAAGACCGACGAAGTCGTGGCGCTGAGCCGCGCGGCGGCGGATTCCGGCGGCATCTATACCTCGCACCTGCGCGAAGAAGGGCTTGGGCTCCTCGAGGGCGTCGCCGAGGCGATCACGATTGCGCGGGATGCGCGGATTCCCGTGGTGCTCACGCACCACAAGGCCGTCGGTGCGCTGATGTGGGGCAAGACGAGCGTCACGCTGGCCATGGTGGATTCGGCGCGCGCGGCGGGGCTCGATGTGATGGTCGATCAGTATCCGTACACGGCGAGCCAGACGTCGCTGAGCGTGCTGTTGCCGCCGTGGGCGTTGGCCGGCGGGCGCAATGGCCTGCGCGCGCGCACGGAGCAACCCGCGCTGCGCGACAGCATCCTGCGCGGCATCGTCGAGCTGCTCCGCACGGACCGTGGCGGCGGCGACACGCGCCGGGTGCAGTTCGGGTCTGTGAGCTGGGACCGCAGCCTCGAGGGCAAGACGCTCTACGACTGGCAGATGCGCCGCGGCGTGGGGCCGAGTCTCGAGGCGGCGGCGGCGCTCGTGCTGGAGGGCGAACTCAATGGCGGCGCGTCGATGGTGTATCACATCATCGATGAGGGCGACGTGCGCCGCGTGATGCAGCACCCGCAGTCGATGATCGCCAGCGATGGGCGACTGACGCGACCGGGGCAGGGCGTGCCGCATCCGAGAGCGTATGGCACGTTCCCGCGCGTGCTCGGGCACTACGTGCGCGAACAGCGCGTGATCTCGCTCGAGACCGCGGTGCACAAGATGACGGGCATGCCGGCGAAGCGTCTGGGACTCGACGGCCAGCGTGGCTGCCTCGCGGCGGGCTGCTTTGCCGACATCGCGATCTTCGACGCTGCGACCGTGGGCAGTCCGGCGACGTTCGAGCAGCCGCATCAGTACGCGACGGGCATTCCGTTCGTGATCGTGAACGGCGTGCCCGTGGTGGATGCAGGTGTGTTCACGGACGCGCGGCCGGGCCGCGCGCTGCGGCGGCCGCGGCGCTGA
- a CDS encoding serine hydrolase, whose product MKLSILSRRLHRWGAIAVGLPFLVVIASGLLLQVKKQVPWVQPAEQRTDVPVPGLAWETILAAAQAVPQAAVSGWEDIDRLDVRPSKGIVKVITKSRWELQLALADGAVLQTAYRRSDLIEQLHDGSFFGDATKLWIFLPSGLVVFALWLTGLYLFFLPMLTKRKRARLKAAASLLALVLPVALDAQNAPRTPRGTAATPYVPAATWERRAPSAMNVDSAKLAAAIAFAVQNEARAPRDMEESHYRSFGREPFGQGIGPFKPRGEPTGVILRGGYVVASWGEPDRVDMTHSVTKSFLSVVTGLAFDRGLVRSVDEPVHLSQAPTYALRLQAPSEPGSTYGRAMFIDPWNTPHNRSITWDHMLRQVSDWEGTLWGKPEWADRPAQDASTWTTRARNAPGSVYEYNDVRVNVLALAATNVWRRPLPDVLDELVMSPIGASRTWRWNGYDNAWITLDGRAVQVVSGGGHWGGGMFINAWDMARFGLLTQRRGMWGTQRILSEEWVTRSLTPTPAQPTYGYMNWFLNTDRKWMPSAPASAFGHVGNGTNLVFVAPEQDLVIVVRWIENRAIDEFLGMVLGALR is encoded by the coding sequence ATGAAACTGTCCATCCTGTCTCGCCGCCTCCACCGTTGGGGCGCGATCGCCGTCGGCCTTCCGTTTCTCGTGGTGATCGCCTCCGGCCTCCTGCTCCAGGTGAAGAAGCAGGTCCCCTGGGTGCAGCCGGCGGAGCAGCGCACCGATGTGCCCGTGCCGGGGCTCGCGTGGGAGACGATCCTCGCGGCGGCGCAGGCCGTCCCGCAGGCCGCGGTCAGCGGATGGGAGGACATCGATCGCCTCGACGTCCGGCCGTCGAAGGGCATCGTGAAGGTGATCACGAAGTCGCGCTGGGAGCTGCAGCTCGCGCTCGCCGACGGCGCCGTGCTGCAGACGGCGTACCGGCGGTCGGATCTGATTGAGCAGTTGCACGATGGCTCGTTCTTCGGCGATGCGACCAAGCTGTGGATCTTCCTGCCGTCGGGCCTCGTGGTGTTCGCGCTCTGGCTCACCGGTCTCTACCTCTTCTTCCTGCCCATGCTGACCAAGCGAAAGCGCGCACGTCTCAAGGCGGCCGCGAGCCTCTTGGCCCTCGTGCTCCCGGTGGCGCTCGACGCGCAGAACGCGCCGCGCACGCCGCGCGGCACGGCCGCCACGCCGTACGTGCCCGCTGCCACCTGGGAGCGTCGCGCGCCCTCGGCGATGAACGTCGATAGCGCGAAGCTCGCCGCGGCGATCGCCTTCGCCGTGCAGAACGAGGCGCGCGCGCCGCGCGACATGGAGGAAAGCCACTACCGCAGCTTCGGGCGCGAGCCCTTCGGCCAGGGGATCGGGCCGTTCAAGCCGCGCGGTGAACCCACGGGTGTCATCCTGCGCGGGGGCTACGTGGTCGCGAGCTGGGGTGAGCCCGATCGCGTGGACATGACGCACAGCGTGACGAAGAGCTTCCTCTCCGTCGTCACGGGGCTCGCGTTCGATCGCGGCTTGGTCCGCAGCGTCGACGAGCCCGTCCATCTGTCGCAGGCGCCGACGTACGCGCTGCGCCTGCAAGCGCCCTCCGAGCCCGGCTCGACCTACGGGCGCGCGATGTTCATCGATCCCTGGAACACGCCGCACAACCGCTCCATCACCTGGGATCACATGCTGCGGCAGGTGAGCGACTGGGAAGGCACGCTCTGGGGCAAGCCGGAGTGGGCCGACCGTCCGGCGCAGGATGCCAGCACCTGGACGACGCGCGCGCGCAACGCGCCGGGCAGCGTCTACGAGTACAACGACGTGCGCGTGAACGTGCTCGCGCTCGCCGCGACGAATGTGTGGCGACGTCCGTTGCCGGACGTGCTGGACGAACTCGTGATGTCGCCGATCGGCGCGTCGCGCACCTGGCGCTGGAACGGCTACGACAACGCCTGGATCACGCTCGATGGCCGCGCCGTGCAGGTGGTGAGCGGCGGCGGGCACTGGGGCGGCGGCATGTTCATCAACGCCTGGGACATGGCGCGCTTCGGCCTGCTCACGCAGCGGCGGGGCATGTGGGGTACGCAGCGCATCCTCTCCGAGGAGTGGGTGACGCGCTCGCTCACGCCGACGCCCGCGCAGCCGACGTACGGCTACATGAACTGGTTCCTGAATACAGACAGGAAGTGGATGCCGAGCGCGCCGGCGTCGGCGTTCGGACACGTGGGCAACGGGACGAACCTGGTGTTCGTGGCACCGGAGCAGGACCTCGTCATCGTGGTGCGGTGGATCGAGAATCGGGCGATCGACGAGTTCCTGGGGATGGTGCTGGGGGCGCTACGCTGA
- a CDS encoding peptidase dimerization domain-containing protein, giving the protein MSLFRRATLAAALLALAPAVAAPLAAQATADSARLERLKAEALTRVEGRAKLVQEIIDHLFSFSELGFQEFETQRYLTGLLEQNGFQITRGYAGMPSAWVARWVSPAGARPVITMGSDVDGIPQSNNKPGVAYLDPQVQGAPGHGEGHNTGQAVNIAAALSVKELMIRDRIPGTIVIWPGIAEEQMAGKAFLVREGLFRDADVALFTHVGNSLGVSWGQSGQTALVSAIFRFKGTSAHAAGAPWRGRSALDAAMLMGTGWEYQREHNELPTRSHYVILDGGDQPNVVPPTASIWFYFRERDYPRTMALFEAGKRIARGAAMMANVELDTVMVVGSGWSGHFNKTIAEVTYENIKRVGMPTWSDEDQALARGLQQELGGQPRGLSTAVEFTLQGPTPESQRMGGGSDDIGDVSWNVPTVTLRYPSNIPGLPGHNWSSSIASATPIAHKGALQGAKVQALTMLDILLRPQVVADAWKYFREVQTAETKYTPFISPTDQPPIWMNADIMARYKPELQKYYYDARRYRTYLEQLGIRYPTTRATPKPNMDENDGR; this is encoded by the coding sequence ATGTCACTGTTCCGCCGCGCGACGCTCGCCGCCGCCTTGCTCGCCTTGGCCCCAGCCGTGGCCGCGCCGCTGGCCGCGCAAGCCACCGCCGACTCCGCGCGCCTCGAGCGCCTCAAGGCCGAGGCGCTGACGCGCGTCGAAGGCCGCGCCAAGCTCGTGCAGGAGATCATCGACCATCTGTTCTCGTTCTCCGAGCTCGGCTTCCAGGAGTTCGAGACGCAGCGCTACCTCACCGGATTGCTCGAGCAGAACGGCTTCCAGATCACGCGCGGCTACGCGGGGATGCCCAGCGCCTGGGTGGCCCGCTGGGTGAGCCCGGCCGGCGCGCGGCCCGTCATCACGATGGGCTCGGACGTGGACGGCATTCCGCAGTCGAACAACAAGCCGGGTGTCGCGTACCTCGATCCGCAGGTCCAGGGCGCGCCGGGCCACGGCGAAGGCCACAACACCGGCCAGGCGGTGAACATCGCCGCGGCGCTCTCGGTGAAGGAACTCATGATCCGCGACCGCATCCCGGGCACGATCGTGATCTGGCCGGGCATCGCGGAGGAGCAGATGGCCGGTAAGGCCTTCCTCGTGCGCGAAGGCCTGTTCCGCGACGCCGACGTCGCGCTGTTCACGCACGTGGGCAACTCACTCGGCGTCAGCTGGGGCCAGAGCGGCCAGACCGCGCTCGTCTCGGCCATCTTCCGCTTCAAGGGCACCAGCGCACACGCCGCCGGCGCGCCGTGGCGCGGCCGCTCGGCGCTCGACGCCGCGATGCTCATGGGCACGGGCTGGGAATACCAGCGCGAGCACAACGAGCTGCCCACGCGCTCGCACTACGTGATTCTCGACGGCGGCGACCAGCCGAACGTCGTGCCGCCCACCGCGAGCATCTGGTTCTATTTCCGCGAAAGAGATTACCCGCGGACGATGGCGCTGTTCGAGGCCGGCAAGCGCATCGCGCGCGGCGCGGCCATGATGGCGAATGTGGAACTCGACACCGTGATGGTCGTCGGCTCTGGCTGGAGCGGCCACTTCAACAAGACGATCGCCGAAGTCACGTACGAGAACATCAAGCGCGTCGGCATGCCGACCTGGAGCGACGAAGACCAGGCACTGGCCCGCGGGCTGCAGCAGGAGCTGGGCGGGCAGCCGCGCGGTCTGTCGACGGCCGTGGAGTTCACGCTGCAGGGCCCGACGCCGGAGAGCCAGCGCATGGGCGGCGGCTCGGACGACATCGGCGACGTGAGCTGGAACGTGCCGACGGTGACGCTGCGCTACCCGAGCAACATCCCGGGCCTGCCGGGCCACAACTGGTCGAGCTCGATCGCCTCGGCCACGCCGATCGCCCACAAGGGCGCCCTGCAGGGCGCCAAGGTGCAGGCGCTGACGATGCTCGACATCCTGCTGCGGCCGCAGGTCGTGGCCGATGCGTGGAAGTACTTCCGCGAGGTGCAGACGGCGGAGACCAAGTACACGCCGTTCATCTCGCCGACGGACCAGCCGCCGATCTGGATGAACGCCGACATCATGGCGCGCTACAAGCCGGAGCTGCAGAAGTACTACTATGACGCGCGGCGCTACCGCACGTACCTCGAGCAGCTGGGTATTCGCTACCCGACCACGCGCGCGACGCCGAAGCCGAACATGGACGAGAACGACGGGCGGTAG